One Drosophila subobscura isolate 14011-0131.10 chromosome U, UCBerk_Dsub_1.0, whole genome shotgun sequence DNA window includes the following coding sequences:
- the LOC117902663 gene encoding ran GTPase-activating protein, with the protein MSISTFNFASMAAQITEEQGISFQDKAKTWDSASDVQEVVDALNNQSSVHFLNLDGNTLGVEAAKAIGEALKRHPEFRKALWKNLFTRRLKSEIPEALQHLGAGLIEAKAKLTVLDLSDNALGPNGMRGLEVFLRSPVCYSLQELHLYNCGLGPEGGAMLSKALIDLHGNARKAGTPLQLRLFVGGRNRLEDAGAKALAKAFATLKTLQEIVLLQNSIYLEGVKALADSFKANPHLRVLNMYDNTLKSRGADEIAEVIKGLTMLREIHFGDCLIGTNGAYQIAEALENSNNDIEVIDLSSNEINSDGGLVLVSAIQNKPKLRVLNIDGNCFGQEGCAQIIEQMSTYPNAAALQPFEEDEDENDSQESSEEEEEEEEQGDEYDDGNDEYDEHEHANDTTEEADEDEEEYAEETAYLTTNAYTTKLFNESTNSKASDTFAIGNKPPITFCNPEQFCLSQTPCSLQQFESLDEENKLQALQGIINQFTDDNHLLLLVFTTLKCAHLSQLSQPALELAVSLFQATFDYAVKTKQETRVLNYVLKQLGLLRSEETFKTDYDVKSCRHALREALQKPEFANDSIKKSFKLYLDNVDA; encoded by the exons TTCAGGAGGTGGTGGATGCACTCAACAACCAGTCATCGGTTCATTTTCTGAACCTTGATGGCAACACGCTGGGAGTGGAGGCAGCCAAAGCCATTGGCGAGGCCCTGAAGCGTCATCCGGAGTTCCGCAAGGCGCTGTGGAAGAATCTGTTTACGCGCCGTCTTAAATCAGAAATTCCAGAGGCCTTGCAGCACCTTGGAGCCGGTCTGATCGAAGCCAAAGCTAAACTGACGGTTTTGGATCTGAGCGACAATGCCCTTGGCCCCAATGGCATGCGCGGATTGGAAGTATTTCTGCGATCGCCAGTCTGCTACTCGCTACAGGAGCTGCACCTCTACAACTGTGGCCTTGGCCCCGAGGGTGGTGCCATGCTGTCCAAGGCTCTGATCGACCTCCATGGCAATGCGAGAAAGGCAGGAACGCCGCTCCAGCTGCGTCTCTTTGTGGGCGGGCGTAATCGCCTGGAGGATGCTGGCGCAAAGGCCCTGGCCAAGGCATTCGCCACTCTGAAAACGTTACAGGAGATTGTCCTGCTGCAGAACTCGATCTATTTGGAAGGTGTTAAGGCTCTGGCCGACTCATTCAAGGCGAACCCACATCTGCGTGTGCTGAACATGTACGACAACACCCTGAAGTCCAGGGGCGCTGATGAAATCGCAGAAGTGATTAAAGGGCTGACAAT GCTGCGGGAGATCCACTTTGGCGACTGCCTTATAGGCACGAATGGCGCCTATCAAATTGCCGAGGCTCTGGAGAACTCAAATAACGACATTGAGGTGATTGATCTGAGCTCCAACGAGATCAACTCTGATGGCGGCCTGGTGCTGGTTTCGGCCATACAGAACAAACCCAAGCTGCGTGTTCTCAACATTGATGGAAATTGCTTTGGCCAAGAGGGCTGTGCGCAGATCATTGAGCAGATGTCCACGTACCCGAATGCCGCTGCTCTGCAACCTTTCgaagaggatgaggacgagAATGACTCGCAGGAgtccagcgaggaggaggaggaagaggaggaacaGGGTGATGAGTACGATGATGGGAATGACGAGTACGACGAGCATGAGCACGCCAACGATACGACCGAAGAGGCCGACGAAGATGAAGAGGAGTATGCTGAGGAGACCGCCTATCTAACCACCAATGCATACACCACAAAG CTATTCAACGAATCGACAAACTCCAAGGCGAGCGACACCTTTGCCATCGGCAACAAGCCGCCCATTACGTTCTGCAACCCCGAACAGTTCTGCCTGAGCCAGACGCCCTGCTCTCTGCAACAATTCGAGTCCCTCGACGAGGAGAACAAGCTGCAGGCCCTGCAGGGGATTATAAAT CAATTCACCGATGACAACcatttgctgctcctcgtcTTTACCACCCTGAAGTGCGCGCATTTGTCGCAACTATCTCAGCCGGCTCTAGAGCTCGCCGTTTCCCTCTTCCAGGCCACCTTCGACTATGCCGTAAAAACCAAGCAGGAGACCCGTGTCCTTAACTATGTCCTGAAGCAGTTGGGCCTGTTGCGGAGCGAGGAGACCTTCAAGACGGACTACGATGTGAAAAGTTGCCGCCACGCCCTGCGCGAGGCACTGCAGAAACCCGAGTTTGCTAATGACAGCATTAAGAAGTCATTTAAACTATATCTCGATAACGTCGATGCATAA
- the LOC117901892 gene encoding uncharacterized protein LOC117901892, whose translation MLCSTKWFYLRCIRANVFVNGWQEFIHCLKNEPALWQAKSDSYKNKNLRHKSWEKLLKKFKQIDEEATVDTVKKKVNSLRATYRRELYKIKRSEDSGAGVDDVYKPSIWYFSELHFLYEQESDVDGINTFDDGPEMEIPKATKRKCDEGAELLRKAVAHVDNISAKKTRDDADIFVEGWAVMYRQMSKEQQLFAKKGIDELLMQGQLNMLTYRGVSSINSHSNASKGRNTSSRPIFPYWDELLSKLPEPEATATEVEITNLLFSKGQPYAQTEQPSDY comes from the exons ATGTTGTGTTCGACGAAATGGTTCTATCTTCGCTGTATTCGTGCCAACGTGTTCGTCAATGGATGGCAAG AATTTATACATTGCCTGAAAAACGAGCCAGCGCTGTGGCAAGCTAAAAGCGATtcttataaaaataaaaatttaagaCACAAATCATGGGAAAAGCtcttaaaaaaatttaaacaaattgatgAAGAGGCAACTGTTGACACGGTGAAAAAGAAAGTCAATTCGCTGCGTGCGACATACAGACGCGAGCtgtacaaaataaaacgaagCGAAGATTCTGGCGCTGGAGTGGATGATGTATACAAGCCAAGCATCTGGTATTTCAGCgagttgcattttttatacGAGCAGGAGTCCGATGTTGATGGAATCAATACCTTCGATGACGGCCCGGAAATGGAAATA CCAAAGGCCACTAAACGCAAATGCGATGAAGGAGCTGAGCTCCTGCGAAAGGCAGTCGCGCACGTGGACAATATcagcgcaaaaaaaacaagagatGACGCTGATATTTTCGTTGAAGGATGGGCTGTCATGTACAGGCAGATGTCAAAGGAGCAACAGCTTTTCGCAAAGAAAGGAATTGACGAGCTCCTTATGCAAGGCCAATTGAACATGCTTACTTATCGAGGAGTATCAAGTATCAATTCACAT TCAAACGCTTCAAAAGGGCGTAATACGTCATCCAGGCCGATCTTCCCATATTGGGATGAGCTACTCAGTAAGCTGCCGGAGCCTGAAGCAACAGCGACCGAGGTGGAGATAACCAATCTGCTGTTCTCTAAGGGGCAGCCTTATGCCCAGACGGAGCAGCCATCCGATTATTAA
- the LOC117902662 gene encoding DNA topoisomerase 2, which yields MENGSALSIEQMYQKKSQLEHILLRPDSYIGSVEFTKELMWVYDFEKTRMIQREIAFVPGLYKIFDEILVNAADNKQRDKAMNTIKIDIDPEKNIVSIWNNGQGIPVTMHKEQKMYVPTMIFGHLLTSSNYNDDEKKVTGGRNGYGAKLCNIFSTSFTVETATKQYKKNFKQTWGANMSKASDVTIKDFNGTDFTRITFSPDLAKFKMERLDEDIVALMSRRAFDVAASSKGVSVFLNGTKLTVRNFKDYIDLHVKNQDDDSGQPIKIVHEVANERWEVACCPSDRGFQQVSFVNSIATTKGGRHVDHVVDNVIKQLIEVLKKKNKGGINIKPFQVRNHLWIFVNCLIENPTFDSQTKENMTLQSKGFGSKCTLSDKFISSLSKSGIVESVLAWAKFKAQNDIAKTGGKKSSKIKGIPKLEDANEAGGKNSINCTLILTEGDSAKSLAVSGLGVIGRNYYGVFPLRGKLLNVREANFKQLSENAEINNLCKIIGLQYKKKYLTEDDLKTLRYGKVMIMTDQDQDGSHIKGLLINFVHTNWPELLRLPFLEEFITPIVKVTKKNEELSFYSMPEFEEWKMDTPNHHTYNVKYYKGLGTSTSKEAKEYFQDMERHRILFKYDGQVDDDNIMMAFSRKHIESRKVWLTNHMDEVKRRRELGLPERYLYTKGTKHISYSDFINLELVLFSNADNERSIPSLVDGLKPGQRKVMFTCFKRNDKREVKVAQLSGSVAEMSAYHHGEVSLQMTIVNLAQNYVGSNNINLLEPRGQFGTRLTGGKDCASARYIFTIMSPLTRLIYHPLDDPLLEYQKDDGQRIEPLWYLPVIPMVLVNGAEGIGTGWSTKIANYNPREITKNLRRMINGEDPVQMHPWYKNFQGRMEYISDGRYVHTGNIQMLHGDRIEITELPVGVWTQNYKENVLEPLSNGTEKVKAIVAEYREYHTDTTVRFVISFAPGEFNRIRSEEGGFYRVFKLSSTLSINQMHAFDKNNCLRRFASSTDVLKEFYDLRVEYYQRRKDYLVGQLTAQADRLSDQARFILEKCEKTLVVENKQRKAMCDELTKRGYRPDPVKEWQRRIKMEDAEAENENEDEEDENGEQAVASSSKKDVKKEVDPDKAFKKLTDVKKFDYLLGMSMWMLTEEKKNELLKQRDYKLSELENLRKRTPPMLWLDDLDALEQKLNEVEEKERLEEQGINLKTSKAMKSQKPTTAKGRKVKGSAAAPTGEIFPDPEGEHVEFKVTDDIVKKMALAAKVAKVKKEPTGKAVKSEPGEAKAGEEVDEFDALVEAGPKTSPKAKKAPAVKKEPAAKKEPAEKKPRQKKENGGALKQGKLDFSKAKAKKAALSDDSDVECLDVVEPRAVRPGRRAASKKIDYSSLFSDEEEAAAAASNGEAGSGEDEGDDDSPIKRPVKRTRDEDSSGGTKKKAPPKKRRAVIESDEEDDIVDDDDDDSDFDI from the exons ATGGAGAATGGAAGCGCTTTGTCCATTGAGCAGATGTACCAGAAGAAGTCGCAGCTGGAGCACATTCTGCTGCGGCCGGACTCGTACATCGGCTCCGTGGAGTTCACCAAGGAACTGATGTGGGTGTACGACTTTGAGAAGACGCGCATGATCCAGCGTGAGATTGCGTTCGTGCCGGGCCTGTACAAGATATTCGATGAGATTCTGGTCAATGCCGCCGACAACAAGCAGCGCGACAAGGCCATGAACACCATCAAGATTGACATTGATCCGGAGAAGAATATTGTGTCCATTTGGAACAATGGCCAGGGCATTCCCGTGACCATGCACAAGGAGCAAAAGATGTATGTGCCGACGATGATCTTTGGCCATCTGCTTACCTCGTCCAACTACAATGACGATGAGAAAAAGGTCACCGGTGGCCGTAATGGCTACGGAGCGAAGCTCTGCAACATATTCTCCACCAGCTTCACCGTCGAAACGGCCACAAAGCAGTACAAAAAGAACTTCAAGCAGACCTGGGGAGCCAACATGTCCAAGGCTTCGGATGTGACG ATTAAAGACTTTAACGGCACCGACTTTACCCGCATCACATTCAGCCCGGATCTGGCCAAGTTCAAGATGGAGCGACTGGACGAGGATATTGTGGCTTTGATGTCGCGTCGTGCATTCGATGTGGCTGCCTCCTCGAAGGGCGTCTCCGTCTTCCTCAATGGCACCAAACTGACAGTGAGGAACTTCAAGGACTACATCGATCTGCACGTGAAGAACCAGGACGATGACAGCGGTCAGCCGATAAAAATCGTACACGAGGTGGCCAACGAGCGTTGGGAGGTGGCCTGCTGTCCCTCCGATCGTGGCTTCCAGCAGGTGTCGTTTGTGAACTCCATAGCCACCACAAAGGGCGGCAGACATGTCGATCATGTTGTGGATAATGTCATCAAGCAGCTCATTGAGGTGCtcaagaagaaaaacaaag GCGGCATCAACATCAAGCCCTTCCAGGTGCGCAATCATCTGTGGATCTTCGTGAATTGTTTGATCGAGAATCCCACCTTTGACTCGCAAACGAAGGAAAACATGACACTGCAGTCGAAGGGCTTTGGCTCCAAGTGCACGCTGTCCGACAAGTTTATCTCGAGCCTCTCCAAGTCCGGCATTGTGGAGTCTGTGCTGGCCTGGGCCAAGTTCAAGGCGCAGAATGATATAGCCAAGACAGGGGGTAAAAAGTCGAGCAAGATTAAGGGCATACCCAAGCTGGAGGATGCCAACGAGGCGGGCGGCAAGAACTCAATCAATTGCACACTCATCCTCACCGAGGGAGACTCAGCCAAGTCGCTGGCTGTGTCCGGCCTGGGCGTGATTGGTCGCAACTACTACGGCGTGTTCCCACTGCGCGGCAAGCTGCTCAATGTGCGCGAGGCGAACTTCAAGCAGCTGTCGGAGAACGCCGAGATCAACAATCTGTGCAAGATCATCGGTCTGCAGTACAAGAAGAAATATCTGACCGAGGACGACCTGAAGACGTTGCGCTACGGCAAGGTTATGATCATGACAGATCAGGATCAGGATGGCTCCCACATCAAGGGTCTGCTGATCAACTTTGTGCACACCAACTGGCCggagctgctgcgcctgcCCTTCCTCGAGGAGTTCATCACGCCCATTGTGAAGGTGACCAAAAAGAACGAGGAGCTCTCGTTCTATTCGATGCCAGAGTTCGAGGAGTGGAAGATGGATACGCCCAATCATCACACCTACAACGTCAAGTACTACAAAGGTTTGGGTACTTCGACCTCCAAGGAGGCGAAGGAGTACTTCCAGGACATGGAGCGCCATCGCATACTCTTCAAGTACGACGGACAGGTGGACGACGACAACATCATGATGGCCTTCTCTCGCAAGCACATCGAGTCGCGCAAGGTTTGGCTCACCAATCACATGGACGAGGTCAAGCGTCGCCGGGAGCTGGGTCTGCCAGAGCGCTACCTCTACACCAAGGGCACCAAACACATCAGCTACTCGGACTTTATCAATCTCGAACTGGTGCTCTTTTCCAACGCAGACAACGAACGCTCCATTCCCAGCCTGGTGGATGGCCTTAAGCCGGGCCAGCGCAAGGTTATGTTCACCTGCTTCAAGCGCAACGACAAACGCGAGGTGAAGGTTGCCCAGTTGTCTGGCTCCGTGGCGGAGATGTCGGCCTACCATCACGGCGAGGTCTCCCTCCAGATGACCATCGTGAACCTCGCCCAGAACTATGTCGGCTCCAACAACATCAACTTGCTGGAACCGCGCGGTCAGTTCGGTACTCGGCTGACGGGCGGCAAGGATTGTGCCAGCGCTCGTTATATTTTCACAATAATGTCGCCGCTGACGCGCCTCATCTACCACCCGCTGGACGATCCGCTGCTGGAGTATCAGAAGGATGATGGCCAGAGGATCGAGCCATTGTGGTATCTGCCCGTTATACCGATGGTTCTGGTGAACGGAGCCGAGGGCATTGGCACCGGTTGGTCCACCAAGATAGCGAACTACAATCCCCGCGAAATTACCAAGAATCTGAGGCGCATGATCAACGGTGAGGATCCCGTGCAGATGCATCCGTGGTACAAGAACTTCCAAGGACGCATGGAATACATCTCGGACGGACGCTACGTGCACACCGGCAACATACAGATGCTACACGGCGATCGAATCGAGATCACCGAACTCCCAGTCGGTGTTTGGACGCAGAACTACAAGGAGAACGTACTCGAGCCGCTCTCGAATGGCACGGAGAAGGTGAAGGCCATTGTGGCCGAGTATCGTGAATATCACACGGACACCACAGTCCGCTTCGTGATCAGCTTCGCCCCCGGGGAGTTCAATCGCATTCGATCCGAGGAGGGGGGATTCTATCGCGTGTTCAAGCTGAGCTCCACTCTCTCCATCAACCAGATGCACGCCTTCGATAAGAACAACTGCCTGAGGCGCTTCGCCTCATCCACCGATGTGCTCAAGGAGTTCTACGATTTGCGCGTGGAGTATTACCAACGTAGAAAGGATTATTTGGTGGGTCAGCTGACGGCGCAGGCGGACCGACTGAGCGACCAGGCTCGCTTCATTCTGGAAAAGTGCGAGAAGACGCTGGTGGTGGAGAACAAGCAGCGCAAGGCCATGTGCGATGAGCTGACGAAGCGTGGCTATCGCCCGGATCCGGTCAAGGAGTGGCAGCGTCGCATCAAGATGGAGGATGCCGAAGcggagaacgagaacgaggacgaggaggatgaaAACGGCGAACAGGcggttgccagcagcagcaagaaggaTGTCAAAAAGGAGGTTGATCCCGACAAAGCCTTCAAGAAGCTAACGGACGTCAAGAAGTTCGACTACCTCTTGGGCATGTCCATGTGGATGTTGACCGAGGAGAAGAAGAACGAGCTGCTCAAGCAGCGCGACTACAAGCTGAGCGAGCTGGAGAACCTGCGCAAGCGGACTCCGCCGATGCTCTGGCTGGATGATCTCGATGCTTTGGAGCAGAAGTTGAACGAAGttgaggagaaggagcgccTCGAGGAGCAGGGCATCAATCTGAAGACATCCAAGGCCATGAAGAGCCAGAAGCCTACCACGGCCAAGGGTAGGAAGGTGAAGGGCTCGGCGGCGGCACCCACCGGGGAAATTTTCCCCGATCCAGAGGGTGAGCATGTCGAGTTTAAGGTAACCGATGATATTGTCAAGAAAATGGCATTGGCGGCCAAGGTGGCCAAGGTCAAGAAGGAGCCAACAGGCAAAGCGGTCAAATCCGAACCGGGTGAAGCCAAGGCCGGTGAGGAGGTGGACGAGTTCGATGCTCTGGTCGAGGCTGGACCAAAGACATCACCCAAGGCCAAAAAGGCACCAGCCGTCAAAAAGGAACCGGCCGCCAAGAAGGAACCAGCCGAGAAAAAACCACGCCAGAAGAAGGAAAATGGTGGCGCCCTGAAGCAGGGAAAACTTGATTTTAGCAAGGCCAAG GCCAAGAAAGCTGCGCTATCGGATGACAGCGATGTCGAATGCTTGGATGTTGTGGAGCCGCGTGCCGTGCGGCCTGGTCGCAGGGCGGCAAGCAAGAAGATCGATTACAGTTCCCTCTTTTCCGATGAAGAGgaagccgctgctgcggcatcCAACGGGGAAGCTGGCAGCGGCGAGGATGAAGGCGACGACGACTCACCCATTAAGCGTCCGGTGAAACGCACACGCGACGAGGACAGCAGTGGCGgaaccaaaaagaaggcaCCGCCAAAGAAGAGGCGTGCCGTCATCGAAAGCGATGAGGAAGATGACATTgtagatgatgatgatgatgattccgACTTTGATATCTAA